The Quadrisphaera sp. RL12-1S sequence GTGACACCGCCGAGGACTGCTGGCGCATCCTCGCCCCCGTCATCGCCGCGTGGGAGGCCGACGAGGTGCCCCTGGAGACCTACCCGGCCGGCAGCGACGGCCCCGACCCCACGGACGCCTTCCCCGTCTTCTGAGGGCCCGCTGAGAGCCCGGGGGCCGCCGGCCGGCAGCCCGCCCGTCCGCCGGGGCGTTCCGGACGGGCGGGCTGTCGGTGGGTCGACCTACAGTTGACGACCGTGGATCGACTGGTCGTGCAGGGTGCTCGCGAGCACAACCTCAAGGACGTCTCCCTGGACCTCCCCCGGGACAAGATGATCGTCTTCACGGGCCTGTCGGGATCGGGGAAGTCGAGCCTCGCGTTCGACACGATCTTCGCCGAGGGGCAGCGCCGCTACGTCGAGTCGCTGTCCGCGTACGCCCGGCAGTTCCTGGGGCAGATGGACAAGCCCGACGTCGACTTCATCGAGGGCCTGTCCCCGGCGGTCTCCATCGACCAGAAGTCCACCAGCCGCAACCCCCGCTCCACGGTGGGCACGATCACCGAGATCTACGACTACCTGCGCCTGCTCTGGGCGCGCGCCGGGCGGGCGCACTGCCCCACGTGCGGGGAGCCGGTGGCGCGCCAGACGCCGCAGCAGATCGTCGACCGGCTGCTCGAGCTGCCCGAGACCACGCGGTTCCAGGTGCTGGCGCCCGTGGTCCGCGGCCGCAAGGGCGAGTTCGTCGACCTCTTCACCGACCTGCAGGCGAAGGGCTACGCCCGCGTCAGGGTGGACGGCGAGACGCTGCAGCTCAGCGACGCCGCCTCCCGGCCCGCCCTGGACAAGCGCAAGAAGCACACCATCGAGGTGGTCGTCGACCGCCTCGTCATGCGCGAGGGCGTGGGGCGCCGCCTGACGGACTCCGTCGAGACCGCCCTCGGCCTGGCCGACGGCGTCCTGCTGGTCGAGCTGGTGGAGCGCAGGTCCGCCGACGGCGACGAGGGCGCCGGGGTGGCGGCCGGTGCCGCTGACGGCCCGGTGGTGATGCGCTTCTCCGAGAAGCTCGCCTGCCCCAACGACCACCCGCTGGCGCTGGAGGAGGTCGAGCCGCGCACCTTCTCCTTCAACGCGCCCTACGGCGCCTGCCCGGAGTGCTCCGGCATCGGCACCCGCCTCGAGGTGGACCCCGAGCTCGTCGTCCCCGACCCCGACCAGACCCTCGCCGAGGGCGCCATCGCCCCCTGGAACGGCGCCGGCAGCAGCGAGTACCACCAGCGGCTCATCGGCGGCCTCGCCCAGCAGCTCGGCTTCTCCACCGACGTGCCGTGGCGGGCCCTGCCGGAGCGCGCCACGCAGGCGCTGCTGCACGGCGAGGGCTACGAGGTGCACGTCACCTACAAGAACCGGTGGGGGCGCGAGCGCTCGTACACCACCGGGTTCGAGGGCGTGCTGCCGTTCATCCAGCGCCGCCACTCCGAGACCGAGTCCGACAGCTCGCGCGAGCGCCTCGAGGGGTACATGCGCGAGGTGCCGTGCCGCGTCTGCGGCGGCGCCCGCCTGCGCCCGGAGGTCCTGGCGGTCACGGTGGGCGGCAAGTCCATCGCCCAGGCGTGCGCGCTGCCCGTCGCCGAGCTCCGCGGCTGGCTCGACACCCTCGAGCTGACCTCGCGCGAGGCGCAGATCGCCGCCGCCGTCCTCAAGGAGGTGCTGGCGCGGGTCCAGTTCCTGGTCGACGTCGGCCTGACGTACCTCTCCCTCGACCGCGCCTCGGGCACGCTCTCCGGCGGGGAGGCCCAGCGGATCCGCCTGGCCACCCAGATCGGCTCGGGCCTGGTGGGCGTGCTGTACGTCCTCGACGAGCCGAGCATCGGGCTGCACCAGCGCGACAACCGCCGCCTCATCGAGACCCTCACCCGGCTGCGGGACCTGGGCAACACCCTCATCGTGGTCGAGCACGACGAGGACACCATCCACGTGGCCGACTGGGTGGTCGACATCGGCCCGGGCGCCGGCGAGCACGGGGGCCAGGTGGTCCACTCCGGGCCCGTCGCCGAGCTGCTGGCCAACACCGGGTCCATGACCGGTGACTACCTGGCCGGCCGTCGCGCCGTGCCGGTGCCCGCCGAGCGCCGCCCCGTGGACCGCGACCGCGTGGTGAAGGTGGTGGGCGCCCGGGAGAACAACCTGCGCGGCATCGACGTCGAGCTGCCGCTCGGGGTGCTCACCGCCGTGACCGGGGTGTCCGGCTCGGGCAAGTCCAGCCTGGTCAACGACATCCTCTACAAGGTGCTGGCCAACCGGCTCAACGGCGCCCGCCAGGTGCCGGGTCGCCACACCCGGGTGGAGGGCGTGGACCAGCTCGACAAGGTGGTCCACGTCGACCAGAGCCCCATCGGGCGGACCCCGCGCTCCAACCCCGCCACGTACACGGGCGTGTGGGACGTGGTGCGCTCGCTGTTCGCGGACACCACCGAGGCGAAGGTGCGCGGCTACCAGGCCGGGCGGTTCTCCTTCAACGTCAAGGGCGGACGCTGCGAGCACTGCAGCGGTGACGGCACGATCAAGATCGAGATGAACTTCCTCCCGGACGTGTACGTGCCCTGCGAGGTCTGCCACGGCGCCCGGTACAACCGCGAGACCCTCGAGGTGCACTTCAAGGGCAAGACCGTGGCCGACGTCCTCGACATGCCCATCGAGGAGGCCGCCGAGTTCTTCGCCGCGGTGCCGCGCATCTCGCGCTACCTGCGCACCCTCGTCGACGTCGGCCTGGGCTACGTCCGGCTGGGCCAGCCCGCCCCGACGCTGTCCGGCGGCGAGGCGCAGCGCGTGAAGCTGGCCAGCGAGCTGCAGCGCCGCTCCACGGGCCGCACCGTGTACGTGCTGGACGAGCCGACCACGGGCCTGCACTTCGAGGACGTCCGCAAGCTCCTCGAGGTGCTGCAGGGGCTGGCCGACAAGGGCAACACGGTGGTGGTCATCGAGCACAACCTCGACGTCATCAAGAGCGCGGACTGGGTGCTCGACATGGGTCCCGAGGGCGGGTCGGGCGGCGGCAAGCTCATCGCCTCGGGCACTCCGGAGCAGCTGGCGGCCACCCACGAGAAGACCGGCAGCCACACCGGCCGCTTCCTGGGCCCGGTGCTGGAGGCGGCCCGGAAGCGCGACGCGGAGGTCGATCTCAGGAAGGACGGAGCCGCAGCGCCTAGCCTCGTGCCATGACGCCGGAACCGCAGGCAGCCGAGTCCCGACCCGCCCTGAGCGAGCCCGCCCGCAGCGACCTCGCTCCCGCCCGCGTGCTGCCGTGCACGCGGCGCGCCCTGCTCGCGCGCGCCGGCGCCGGGGGCGCCGTGCTCGGCGCCGCCGGGCTGCTCGCCGCCTGCGGCGGCACCGGGGAGCCCGAGGGCGCCGCGGGCTCGGGGGCGGGGGGTTCTGCCGCCAGCGGCTCCGGGAGCTCCAGCGCCGCCGGTGGAGGGGCCGGCGGTGGGGCCGGCGGTGGC is a genomic window containing:
- a CDS encoding QcrA and Rieske domain-containing protein, producing MTPEPQAAESRPALSEPARSDLAPARVLPCTRRALLARAGAGGAVLGAAGLLAACGGTGEPEGAAGSGAGGSAASGSGSSSAAGGGAGGGAGGGVAASQVPAGSAVVVEVGGNEVVVAQPSAGTYVAYSAVCTHAGGIVKPEQGTQLRCPLHGSVFDAGKGGEVLEGPATEPLSPLTVTQQGDQLVIS
- the uvrA gene encoding excinuclease ABC subunit UvrA; amino-acid sequence: MDRLVVQGAREHNLKDVSLDLPRDKMIVFTGLSGSGKSSLAFDTIFAEGQRRYVESLSAYARQFLGQMDKPDVDFIEGLSPAVSIDQKSTSRNPRSTVGTITEIYDYLRLLWARAGRAHCPTCGEPVARQTPQQIVDRLLELPETTRFQVLAPVVRGRKGEFVDLFTDLQAKGYARVRVDGETLQLSDAASRPALDKRKKHTIEVVVDRLVMREGVGRRLTDSVETALGLADGVLLVELVERRSADGDEGAGVAAGAADGPVVMRFSEKLACPNDHPLALEEVEPRTFSFNAPYGACPECSGIGTRLEVDPELVVPDPDQTLAEGAIAPWNGAGSSEYHQRLIGGLAQQLGFSTDVPWRALPERATQALLHGEGYEVHVTYKNRWGRERSYTTGFEGVLPFIQRRHSETESDSSRERLEGYMREVPCRVCGGARLRPEVLAVTVGGKSIAQACALPVAELRGWLDTLELTSREAQIAAAVLKEVLARVQFLVDVGLTYLSLDRASGTLSGGEAQRIRLATQIGSGLVGVLYVLDEPSIGLHQRDNRRLIETLTRLRDLGNTLIVVEHDEDTIHVADWVVDIGPGAGEHGGQVVHSGPVAELLANTGSMTGDYLAGRRAVPVPAERRPVDRDRVVKVVGARENNLRGIDVELPLGVLTAVTGVSGSGKSSLVNDILYKVLANRLNGARQVPGRHTRVEGVDQLDKVVHVDQSPIGRTPRSNPATYTGVWDVVRSLFADTTEAKVRGYQAGRFSFNVKGGRCEHCSGDGTIKIEMNFLPDVYVPCEVCHGARYNRETLEVHFKGKTVADVLDMPIEEAAEFFAAVPRISRYLRTLVDVGLGYVRLGQPAPTLSGGEAQRVKLASELQRRSTGRTVYVLDEPTTGLHFEDVRKLLEVLQGLADKGNTVVVIEHNLDVIKSADWVLDMGPEGGSGGGKLIASGTPEQLAATHEKTGSHTGRFLGPVLEAARKRDAEVDLRKDGAAAPSLVP